The following coding sequences lie in one Arthrobacter sp. SLBN-122 genomic window:
- a CDS encoding LCP family protein yields the protein MGRGRDRRDNEADLSAGPGPLSRHADSHDVGAARHLGPLRGMPLWLKAVTGVVALVLVAGIVFAGFWFFRLQSNISRAPLNAGGESTESPGNDATGRLQILILGSDTRDGKNSGYGSADDSTGYGKSDVMMLMDISEDNKRVNVISFPRDLLVDLPDCKDKKTGKDYPARTGVMINEAMSEAGIGCAVDTVNKLTGMQVDHFMMADFNAVKELSNAVGGVEVCISDAVYDPDSRLRLPAGTSSVQGEMALAFLRTRHAFADGGDLGRIKAQQGFLSSLTRKIKDDGTLSDPAKMLKIADVVTQNLTVDDGLASVPTLLTIGNRLKDIDIGKVAFVAVPTTPAPIDPNRLVIAEPAGAQLFSAMRKNVDLTDPTAPTTPSPTETATPSPAPTETAPPVPPYNKAIQPVTVANGSGVNGRSQEIVQALVAGGFTQTGQFLAQPVAKTAVYYGNGFEDVAADVAALLGIPATLMIPAPAVSGVQVYVGSDFPSGTAYEAGGSPAAALPQDIVNQTAGDKVCQQANPELIVRK from the coding sequence GTGGGTCGAGGCCGCGACAGACGCGACAACGAGGCTGACCTGTCAGCCGGACCGGGACCGCTGTCCCGCCACGCGGACAGCCATGATGTGGGTGCCGCGCGGCACCTTGGCCCGCTGCGCGGAATGCCGCTCTGGCTGAAAGCCGTGACAGGCGTGGTGGCGCTGGTCCTCGTGGCCGGGATCGTCTTTGCCGGGTTCTGGTTCTTCCGGCTCCAGAGCAACATCTCCAGGGCGCCGCTGAATGCCGGCGGCGAGAGCACGGAGTCTCCGGGGAACGATGCCACGGGCAGACTGCAGATCCTGATTCTTGGCTCGGACACTCGGGACGGGAAGAACTCCGGATACGGCTCCGCCGATGATTCCACCGGCTACGGCAAGTCCGATGTGATGATGCTGATGGACATCTCCGAGGACAACAAGCGCGTCAACGTCATCAGCTTTCCCCGTGACCTGCTGGTGGACCTTCCCGATTGCAAGGACAAGAAGACCGGCAAGGACTACCCCGCACGCACCGGCGTGATGATCAATGAGGCCATGAGTGAGGCCGGCATCGGGTGTGCCGTGGACACCGTCAACAAGCTCACCGGCATGCAGGTGGACCACTTCATGATGGCCGACTTCAACGCCGTGAAGGAGCTCTCCAATGCGGTGGGTGGAGTGGAAGTCTGCATCAGCGACGCCGTCTACGACCCTGATTCCCGGCTGCGCCTGCCCGCCGGAACATCATCCGTCCAGGGTGAGATGGCGCTTGCCTTCCTCCGCACCCGCCATGCTTTTGCCGACGGCGGCGACCTCGGCCGCATCAAGGCGCAGCAGGGTTTCCTCTCATCGCTGACCCGCAAGATCAAGGACGATGGAACACTGTCCGACCCCGCAAAGATGCTGAAGATCGCGGACGTCGTCACCCAGAACCTGACAGTGGATGACGGGCTGGCCTCAGTCCCCACGCTGCTGACGATCGGCAACCGCCTCAAGGACATCGATATCGGCAAGGTGGCGTTCGTGGCCGTACCCACCACGCCGGCGCCCATCGATCCCAACCGGTTGGTCATCGCCGAGCCTGCGGGCGCACAGCTGTTCTCGGCAATGCGGAAGAACGTGGACCTGACCGACCCCACGGCCCCCACCACGCCGTCACCCACGGAGACGGCAACACCCTCTCCCGCCCCCACCGAAACAGCCCCGCCGGTGCCGCCCTACAACAAGGCCATCCAGCCTGTAACCGTTGCCAACGGAAGCGGCGTGAACGGCCGGTCCCAGGAAATCGTGCAGGCGTTGGTGGCAGGCGGCTTCACCCAGACAGGCCAGTTCCTTGCGCAGCCCGTGGCCAAGACAGCGGTGTATTACGGCAATGGCTTCGAGGACGTGGCAGCCGATGTCGCCGCCTTGCTGGGAATTCCTGCCACCCTCATGATTCCGGCTCCGGCTGTGTCGGGCGTGCAGGTATATGTTGG